The genomic window GACACTATCCACATTTAACACTCTTTAAATATTGTGTTACATTTAAAGgaattatttgatattttgcGAAACTGCTTATTTTCTGAGAATTTAAAATATAGAAGAATAGAttcaataaaacagaaaaggcattgttttagatttgaatttgaactgTGTTTGGATAGATCTGGTTTAATTCAGAATCCCATGTCCTGTGGAGGAATTAGCTGCACAGAGCCAAACAGctgtggtgtgttgtgtttttcagatttaacttgaaatttaaaaaaagattaaacttGTGGCTACATATACTGTTCTCCGTGCTTCTTCAGACCCTTGCATCTCTCCAGCGCTTGTCTACAGCCCTGAACATCCTGGAAAAGTATGGCTGCAACTTGACAAATCCCAACAGGCCAAAATACTGGAGGACTGTGAAACACAACAATCCAGTGTTCAGAGCCACAGTTGATGCTATTCAGGTAACAAAAAGATATTACAGTatagtaatgatgataataataaataaatctcatGAGTAAATCATTTCAAATCGTCTTGTCGATCGTGGTGAcggctgatcatggactatggTTACCACAAGACTGCTTTATATACAATATTCCTGCTCacattctaccattactgacaataacccCTCCATTTCAATTGTCACTGCTGcttccttcatctctatcagacattttcatttgtacaAATACCTTAAACATTTACACATctttccattatgttaaaaactgtttcttctaatcaatgttttCAGCTACACGTGGCATCTGTTGCACTtctgtatagtttttttttttccttactgTTGTTGAGGGTTAAAGATAGGgaatgtcacaccttgttaagtctTGTGAGacaattgtgatttgtgaatatgggctatacaaataaaatttgattgattgatgtaaAGTCTTGTAAAGTCCATATTTAACTGATTATTATGATCACCTATGTGATTCTGTATATTTTTCATAGTGTGCAGGAAATGAGAGTAGTCAGGTAGCAGAGCCCTTACTGAAATTTTCATTTGGCACAGAATAGTCATTGTTCAGCTGATAGGTCATTTGAGTTATAACCTGTTTACATGTACAGGTCTGCCTGAGACTGTCCTTAGGcctgtgaaataaaacaagatttgggatttaacttcaggtttaacttCAGTCCTAAGAAGCTGGTTCACTTCTTACCTgggtcaccatggtaacttaggCTCAATCGCTAACCTGCATTGGATCAAAAGCAATCAACAGCTGAACCACTTGACCAATCTGATCACTTGAGTCATCGATCTACAGGATCCTGAAGAGGGACTTAAGTGAGAAATAATTATGGTCAACAGATGCTTCATAGATTGGTGGAATGGTTTTTCTATCTCTAGCTCTTCACTTGTCCAATCTGGTTTAAAACAGAGCTTCTAACAGAGGAAgagtttatatataaacacatcacAAGTAATATAGcttcattttaattcaataatgATTTTTGAATTCCTGACATAAAACCTGACAGTGTTTATGATCAATGCAGATCTGAACAACATGAGGATAAATAGTTCCTAAAGCCTCtaatgtattttattcaagCAATTATCTTTACACAGCTCAATATTtctcataaatataaatgataaaacaaactttaattaAGATCATCTTCTTTGGCCTAGTATTTTAAGgatctttttctgtcttgttatgCCATCATTCACATTCACTTGAAGGTCACTTTTGCATGTCATTATCAGCTCTACCTGCAGatctcagtgttttctctcatatcatattaaaaactttatttgttgttttgatgatgATCAGAAGTAAAAGCTTCTCATCTGTCTGCAGGTTTTCTCAGGCCTGTCCCTCTTACCCTTCTTGATCCTAAGGAATGCTTTCCTGTGCTCACACAGAGCCTGAAAAGAGCCTGAGAAGGTctcatttaaacaaaagaagcTTAAACAGTTACTTTCAAGGGGAAAGTACATTTGCGCCATGTGCATGTAATGTCAATTTAAATAGccttattttgtttcttttgctttttacatattttttgttACACATGGACCATTTTTGCTCATGAACACTCTTCTGTGAAACAAGGACACTGTTTCTGAGTCTACCCCAAAGTAGACTTCAATAGTAACACAAAGTCTCTTTTCATACTTAACTCTTtggaaaattaaacaaaaaaagctcTTGTCGACATTATATGCTGTTTGTTCTTTCCTCTCCCAGGGAGGACGTGCAGTGCTCTGTCTCTATGGTTACTCCAATCAGCAGGCAGATGGACTCAGCttccctgatgatgtcactgatccTGATGTGGGCCGAGTCGCTGCAGTAACACTTGAAGTGATGAGCCTGAGGACGGAACTAGAAATGCTTATcaaggtgtgtgcatgtgtgtgtgcgtgcgtgtatgaGGCATAAAGTAGTTTGGAGCCTTGATATTATCAGACAGGTGCAAACCCTATCACTCAGTCAGTAATACTGGAGTCAGTGTGATTGTGAAATTGAACATTGTTGTAATCATTGCAGGAGAACAGAAGTGTTTGTGGTTAGTGAggtgtgttttcttctgtggtGCATGTGtatgcacatacagtattaaTAAAAGCACAGATGATATCCTGTTATTTGGTTTCATCCCAGGAGGCTCACCCCCACCCTGAGTTCTACGAGAGAATCATTCCTACACTGAGACACAAGGTAGAGTCCATCATACCACCACTATACCTTCATTTCGTCATGTTACATTTATACCATACCATTTACACCAAAGGTTTTCAGATTCCCTGGGTTCAGAACTGCCTGACTTCCTTCTGTCACAGTGGACGTACTAACCAGGACAATGTTTGCtccttccaaatatgaaaaagaacctgtggtagcttcagttgtcatgaaaactcaaaaggtgtttagtttgtccagtctggacttatgtaaaaaacatggctgcctccgtaaagaggaccccctcaatgtaaatataaagtaattgaATATgaagagccttttctggggtaaagaaaactacaattcatacaatttagatgaaacgaactagtgaaaacatcattagaattattctacattaaatttccgacaatagatccctttcacctaaatcttacacactggatcttaAAGTAAAATTTATTTTTGCTAAATAGAAAAATGAGACATATCCTTCTTTATATGGGATGACCTAGTTTGGTAAAAAATAGAGTCCTCTATGAGGACAATTACTTCGTACTCAATGGCCCTTTTTGTTAGCTATAAAAACTTCAATAAACTGCTATCAGATAGattatataaacacataaacctttgtttttgaaaatggtCTTAAATCTGGGATCAGTCTGGGATAACTATATTCCCTTTATTATCATGCTGTTGAGGACAGCTTTATCTGATGAATGGTAAAGGGATTGTACTTGTATTTATGTTGCATTATTCCAGTTTAAATGACCggtcaaagtgctttacagtacaagtcgtattcacctattcacacacTGTTTCATACAGTGCTGTtatatgcagcacttttctaCCACACATAATACATACACTGGCAGGCAATTTAAGGTTCAGCATCTTACCCAAGGACACTGGTATTCATCCAAGAGGAGCCGGGTATCAATCCACCAAACTGCTGGTTAGTGGCCAACATGTTCTACCACCTAGCTGCCACCAAATGTTTTGCGGTGGTATAACATAGCACTGAATAaacagtcttttattttgaagtttatgatgacctctcctctcttttcttagGATGTGGGCCTTAATACTGATGCTGTTGTCTATCACTCCTCTGCCACATCATGCCACTCTGATAGTCAGACAAAGTCTTTAGCTTTCCCCGTCCACCACCACTCCCTCAGGGAGAGCAGCCGGGGCCCCTCCTTGTCTTCCAACCACCAAAGTCTCAGGTCTATTCAAGTCTTTTCCACCTCCTCAAACAAACAcccaggtgaggagagaagctGTTACCATGCTGGGTCGTcatgtaaataatgtaaaataatgatgTGACAATTTGGTAGAGTGTATTGTTAACTCTGTTTCAGAGAACTGCACTATCTGTGGAATATTCAGAATCTCTGCCCACTGCCTCACCTGCCTCCAGGGTCTCTGCTCAGAATGTGACAGACTATACCACTCCTACCCTGAGAGAGCCCACCACCGTCGAACAGCTGTCACATCATCATCCAAAAACAGAAGCAATCACAGGTCTGTATCAATTGTCCTGGCAATACAAACTGGGGATGAGCTAAGATGAGGGCGGGTCACCAATGTCTATTTTAACACAGAATGAATGCTAGTGAATTACCGTCTATCACTGTTTTATATGGCTGGTAAACAAATGACAATAGTCACTCTCTCTTCCCCTgtgtcagttcttccacgtggTGTTGCCTTCACTGTGCTAGAGTCAACTCTGTCCAGGACGTgctgtgtttggactgtgagcACCCTCGTTTGGAATCCATCAGCTCTAAAGCAGAGGAATCTCAGTCTACCACAATCACCAGTCAGTGTTGCTGCAGTAATCCCACCTCTTTCATTCGACttttttctagggtaaagaaaacaacaattcatacaattttgatgaaacacaccagtgaaaacatcatgaggattattttatattcaatttctgctaaaaattattttcacctaaatctttacattaaaaggttcagtgtgtaagatgtatTGAAAgggtgtgtaatcatctaaattgtatgaattgttgttttctttaccctagaacaGGCCCTGTATTtcaaaacactttatatttacaaccaaggggtcctctctatgaaGGCCGTCATGTTTCCAACTTTGTTGAGTTTCattaacaatgtgtgtgtgtgtgttttgtatgcaATGTCTCCTTCTCAGAGTGGCAGTGTAAGAGCTGTACAATGGTGAATGCAGCCAGCAGTATTCTGTGTGAGGTGTGTGAAAGACCTCGTTTGGCCACACGACCTCCAATGACCCCATCACACCCACCTATCAACCCCCCAAGACCGCCAGCACCAGTGTTGGGCATGCCTGGTGACCCCGACAGCCAGGTCagttaggtgtgtgtgtatgtgtgtgtgatgcttaTCGAGCTTGTTGCCATTATCATTGCCTCGGTTCCAGGAATGTTCACATAGATagaagaaggggaggagagtgCATTGTGAAATATGTGGCCAATGGCAGGCTCATGCCTACTGTTTACACCTGTTTCGTCAGACCAGATAATGCTGAAATGTCTCAACAACTATTCACACATTCATGTCCCCTTCAGGAGGAGTTATAATAGTTTATGAACTTGAACATTTTCTTCTGCTCCTGGTGTGACTCCGGGAccttcactgtcttttttgggcagtctcttcccctcctcttaCAGTCTGTTATAACTTTTAATGATCCCCAAGGTGAAAATCTACATACTGAAAATGTCATGGTTTTGCACTCTAACAGCCAGtatacatattttattgtgCCTGTGGTGTTTGCTTTGCTGAGAATGAGCCATTTCAATGACAGTGGTCATCTCTCCTTGTGCAAATGTTCCACCTAAACAAGTCCCCCTCGACACGATTATGAGGTTCTCCGTCGCTGCATCCTGGTCTTACTGCCATGGAGACAATTGTGAttgttttaagaaaacaaaGCTTTTTCCCACTatgtgatagatagataaatgaaTGGAGGAAACTTGTAATGTAAAGTACTTCAAGTGGACGgaaagactagaaaagcatcATATGGAACAGTCTATTAACCATTAGAGCAGACAGCATCTATCTTACATTGCCAGAGCAGAATGATCATCCAGACGCCAGTCAGATTCAGCGAACTTCTTATTTCAGAAAATTGTGTTGATGACCTGCCTTTGCATGATGAATGGTACCTGTGTGTATTTAAACAAGAGTGCACTAGGATAGCAATATCACATATAACACTACGCTTCCTGCCCCAAGCGGTAGTATTGATTTATAACAATGGcataaaagagtaaaaacaactTCACAAGTTCAGAGTTCATTACAATATTATATGATAAGCCGCATGCTAAAAATGTGCCTTCTCTGGTGTGTAGATCAGCCACCAGCTATAACACAACACCAACCCTGAGCTCTACCACAGCATATGATGCTCGTTGTATGGGAGCTCCTGTTAAGTAGAGATATCATGAGCCAGGGAGTTTAAGCATAACCTCAATCGCTGGAGAAAACAAGCAATTTTAAGTAATTGAGCTGAAAATAGCTTGCATGGTGTTAACAATTTTTACAATAAtgtcaaaataattaaaagatttaatttattcaattgtatttatctatgtattatattaataatagcttgaaatgaattgaatatataatatacatttagagaaaaaaatacatttcatttcatatattctctatatatgtatatatcattGTTTCTAATAGTTCGTCCTCTAACCTggatatataaaatattgtcAAAGCACAGATTCCTAGTCTAATCTAATCTAGTCCTTATCTAGTATAATTTGTCATCAgaagggaggttatgttttttttttgctatttgtctttcattgctatttgtttgtcaggattacacaaaaaagaaaaatcaaactcattttcttgaaacttgatggaaggttGGGGTATGGGCCAAGGAACAACCCATTAACTTTCAGATTCAATTAAGGGCTGCCCCGTTAATCAAGTAGGAATCCAggattattttcactttaacaaTTCAATCTCAGAGTGCCCCCCTAgttttaatgtgtatttgtatttgttttaacatAATCTGACATAATACCCTGTTACACTCCTATATCACCTCTGCCCACCATATTACTCCCTCCACAGTCCTGCAATGCTTTTATTGATGCTCTCTCATTATCCCACTCTTCTGTTATGGGCACAAAAGCTGCTCAGATTGTGTAATGCCACCTGTACATTTTATCTGGAATCCTTCTGATGGCACAGTCACGTCTAATGCAgcgattttacacacacacaccatatgaAAACTAAAGTCGTACTTGATGATACATGTGCAGTGTTAGAAGATATTAAGAACTATTAATGACTCGGCTCCGCAACTCTGCTAATCAAAGGCATCTGAACGTcagttgttttatatctttttcaatTGAAAATCGAGCACAAATAActctgttggttttaatgttaatcATAAAGTGCATCAATAGTCTGCTTCAGTTCACCAACTCTCCGTCTCCAAAATGTTCATTCACATGGGTCATAGTTACctgtcaagtttgtttttatagatcccAATGTTTGCGTGAGAAGTGGCGTACGCATCTTTCAGACCCAGCTTTGTGCGTATATGCAACGGTTAGAAATGAGGCAGCTGACCTTGTGCAGGTTCATGCTTGCTTTTTTGCTGCACACTCTGACAATGGCTTGTAGTTGGTTCTTATTTTTTAAGGTCAGTACCAAcgaataaaagaaaaggaaagaacagattcaataaaacaacaaaaaacattgtCATAAAAGGGattttgataaaaaaatatgcaCTGATAAGTTTTCCTACACACATCCACGTGATGCTCAAAGAGTCCCAAGATATTTGTACTGCTGTCCAACTTCCACAGCCTGACATTAATTGGGATTCTTCCTGAAATCTataactttctctctctgcttctctctctccctctctctctctctctctctctccagtggGTGTGTCAGTTCTGCACATATCTGAACTATACTCCTGCTACAGTGTGTGACATGTGTGACCTGGCTCGGCCAGAGCCTGCACCCCTGCCTGTGAAGCTCCGCCCTCCCTCTCCTGTCAGACGGGTCCCCGCCCTACCAATCAAACACAAAGAGCCTGCCCCTGAAGACATGGACTCCTGGAGACAGAGGCTGATGAAGGAGGAGGGGCTCAAGTTGATTCAACTGATAAGAGAAAGTCACCTCCATCACCTTATTCACTATCCTGTGATCGAAACTTCAGTTGgtgtcagttttatttgtatctgtCCATTTTGTGTGCATCAGGATGGGGAGAAGAAAGGAATGAGTCCAGAAGAGGTATACACAAGCATGCGGGTGGCAGGAGACAGCAGCATCTTGCCCTACAAGTGGTTAAAGTCAGAGCTTCCTCCGCTGTTAGACCAGATCAGGATGTTGGTAGCGGCATCCCCTCAGTCTGACAAGACCACAACACAGCACACAGTCAGTATGCTTCTCTCAGCAATATCGACCTGCAGAGCTGGAGAGCCCCTTGCCCCCACCATTTTAGATCTACACATGCACGAGCCACTGTGTTAGACCTATGTATGCGCAAGCCAGAGCCAACATTTTAGCCACCGCATGCAGGAGTTCCAGACCCACTCTGAGAAGGAAACTGAACGTCTAGTATTCGCATCAACATCATCAAGGCTGAAACTTAATTTCAGCATCTATGATAGACTAATTAATACACTGGTGGCATAATAGTGAAGTGTgtatttttccttaaaaaaagatatatgtatattatatatatatagatagattgAAAAGGGGATCCATGGCCCGCGCGTGCATATATCCGGAACGGTTGGGGATCTCCGGCTCTGCAGGAAAatgtttctctcacacatttaTGTTCCTCAGAAAGTGACTGTGAGCTGGGATTTTGAATAATGATTAACTGTCCTCTAACACAGAGCAGGTCAAGTGAAGCTCCTGCTGAGGATGCTGGGAGAGAGGAGTaccctgcagagacagaagtCGGGATCCAGCTGTCCAGAGCAGAGGCTAAGCAAGCCTGGCTGACAGCAGGCGGAGACTCGGAGAGAGCAGCCAGACAAGCTCTGAGAGACAGACTTGCCAAGGTGATATTATCTCCAAAAAGGTTTGGAGACAAACAACTGACTATTCTGTCAGTCTTCTCTCTGTCAAGTAATGGCATCGTCACTTTTCTTTACCGTACTCCCTCAGATAAAGGAGCTGTGTGCCCTGGGCTTCAGAGACGAGGCTCGCTGCCATGAGGTTTTGAAACAGAGTGGTGGTGAGGTAAGAGGGGCCCTGGCCCTGCTGCAGAGACCCCTGCTGGAGCCCTT from Paralichthys olivaceus isolate ysfri-2021 chromosome 16, ASM2471397v2, whole genome shotgun sequence includes these protein-coding regions:
- the rnf31 gene encoding E3 ubiquitin-protein ligase RNF31 isoform X4, giving the protein MPSLSEQLQEVRSQTEVCLYSSGRVVEVRAGVMGMANLPLPPCSKYRHIAAESMVIENSFGSNRKETLASLQRLSTALNILEKYGCNLTNPNRPKYWRTVKHNNPVFRATVDAIQGGRAVLCLYGYSNQQADGLSFPDDVTDPDVGRVAAVTLEVMSLRTELEMLIKEAHPHPEFYERIIPTLRHKDVGLNTDAVVYHSSATSCHSDSQTKSLAFPVHHHSLRESSRGPSLSSNHQSLRSIQVFSTSSNKHPENCTICGIFRISAHCLTCLQGLCSECDRLYHSYPERAHHRRTAVTSSSKNRSNHSSSTWCCLHCARVNSVQDVLCLDCEHPRLESISSKAEESQSTTITKWQCKSCTMVNAASSILCEVCERPRLATRPPMTPSHPPINPPRPPAPVLGMPGDPDSQWVCQFCTYLNYTPATVCDMCDLARPEPAPLPVKLRPPSPVRRVPALPIKHKEPAPEDMDSWRQRLMKEEGLKLIQLIRESHLHHLIHYPVIETSVGVSFICICPFCVHQDGEKKGMSPEEVYTSMRVAGDSSILPYKWLKSELPPLLDQIRMLVAASPQSDKTTTQHTSRSSEAPAEDAGREEYPAETEVGIQLSRAEAKQAWLTAGGDSERAARQALRDRLAKIKELCALGFRDEARCHEVLKQSGGEVRGALALLQRPLLEPFHNRIWSEKAEPPVDIHHPDKQRICRRLLAVYDLPSWGRCELALSLLLEHSAPYSLEDVVQAVRESHDREFIRRVLAKECPICLSVFPHSKMQSLTSCQCSVCCGCFQQHFTIAVRDKHIRDMVCPVCWEPNINDPEHLNSYFSTLDIQLRECLEPEVYELFHKKLTEQALIKDPKFLWCCHCSYGFIYDGDQLKVTCFQCRNSFCAQCKKPWESQHAGLSCEQYQSWKRENDPEYQKQGLAGYLRDNGITCPNCRFQYALSKGGCMHFCCSQCRYQFCSGCNNPFHTTCAVDECSVSGLHAHHPRDCLFYLRDWEPSRLQALLQKNEVVFNTEPPPGTQTGLCGVIEQKDEGGQQPDSACGAQTQHGHAGLCEKHYREYLVSLINSHSIDPASLYSSNELLLACKRYKVDDTREDGEDSFTYYSRLLKKLMDEVPLGDKVPRKK
- the rnf31 gene encoding E3 ubiquitin-protein ligase RNF31 isoform X8 is translated as MSLRTELEMLIKEAHPHPEFYERIIPTLRHKDVGLNTDAVVYHSSATSCHSDSQTKSLAFPVHHHSLRESSRGPSLSSNHQSLRSIQVFSTSSNKHPECIVNSVSENCTICGIFRISAHCLTCLQGLCSECDRLYHSYPERAHHRRTAVTSSSKNRSNHSSSTWCCLHCARVNSVQDVLCLDCEHPRLESISSKAEESQSTTITKWQCKSCTMVNAASSILCEVCERPRLATRPPMTPSHPPINPPRPPAPVLGMPGDPDSQWVCQFCTYLNYTPATVCDMCDLARPEPAPLPVKLRPPSPVRRVPALPIKHKEPAPEDMDSWRQRLMKEEGLKLIQLIRESHLHHLIHYPVIETSVGVSFICICPFCVHQDGEKKGMSPEEVYTSMRVAGDSSILPYKWLKSELPPLLDQIRMLVAASPQSDKTTTQHTSRSSEAPAEDAGREEYPAETEVGIQLSRAEAKQAWLTAGGDSERAARQALRDRLAKIKELCALGFRDEARCHEVLKQSGGEVRGALALLQRPLLEPFHNRIWSEKAEPPVDIHHPDKQRICRRLLAVYDLPSWGRCELALSLLLEHSAPYSLEDVVQAVRESHDREFIRRVLAKECPICLSVFPHSKMQSLTSCQCSVCCGCFQQHFTIAVRDKHIRDMVCPVCWEPNINDPEHLNSYFSTLDIQLRECLEPEVYELFHKKLTEQALIKDPKFLWCCHCSYGFIYDGDQLKVTCFQCRNSFCAQCKKPWESQHAGLSCEQYQSWKRENDPEYQKQGLAGYLRDNGITCPNCRFQYALSKGGCMHFCCSQCRYQFCSGCNNPFHTTCAVDECSVSGLHAHHPRDCLFYLRDWEPSRLQALLQKNEVVFNTEPPPGTQTGLCGVIEQKDEGGQQPDSACGAQTQHGHAGLCEKHYREYLVSLINSHSIDPASLYSSNELLLACKRYKVDDTREDGEDSFTYYSRLLKKLMDEVPLGDKVPRKK
- the rnf31 gene encoding E3 ubiquitin-protein ligase RNF31 isoform X6, with protein sequence MPSLSEQLQEVRSQTEVCLYSSGRVVEVRAGVMGMANLPLPPCSKYRHIAAESMVIENSFGSNRKEGGRAVLCLYGYSNQQADGLSFPDDVTDPDVGRVAAVTLEVMSLRTELEMLIKEAHPHPEFYERIIPTLRHKDVGLNTDAVVYHSSATSCHSDSQTKSLAFPVHHHSLRESSRGPSLSSNHQSLRSIQVFSTSSNKHPECIVNSVSENCTICGIFRISAHCLTCLQGLCSECDRLYHSYPERAHHRRTAVTSSSKNRSNHSSSTWCCLHCARVNSVQDVLCLDCEHPRLESISSKAEESQSTTITKWQCKSCTMVNAASSILCEVCERPRLATRPPMTPSHPPINPPRPPAPVLGMPGDPDSQWVCQFCTYLNYTPATVCDMCDLARPEPAPLPVKLRPPSPVRRVPALPIKHKEPAPEDMDSWRQRLMKEEGLKLIQLIRESHLHHLIHYPVIETSVGVSFICICPFCVHQDGEKKGMSPEEVYTSMRVAGDSSILPYKWLKSELPPLLDQIRMLVAASPQSDKTTTQHTSRSSEAPAEDAGREEYPAETEVGIQLSRAEAKQAWLTAGGDSERAARQALRDRLAKIKELCALGFRDEARCHEVLKQSGGEVRGALALLQRPLLEPFHNRIWSEKAEPPVDIHHPDKQRICRRLLAVYDLPSWGRCELALSLLLEHSAPYSLEDVVQAVRESHDREFIRRVLAKECPICLSVFPHSKMQSLTSCQCSVCCGCFQQHFTIAVRDKHIRDMVCPVCWEPNINDPEHLNSYFSTLDIQLRECLEPEVYELFHKKLTEQALIKDPKFLWCCHCSYGFIYDGDQLKVTCFQCRNSFCAQCKKPWESQHAGLSCEQYQSWKRENDPEYQKQGLAGYLRDNGITCPNCRFQYALSKGGCMHFCCSQCRYQFCSGCNNPFHTTCAVDECSVSGLHAHHPRDCLFYLRDWEPSRLQALLQKNEVVFNTEPPPGTQTGLCGVIEQKDEGGQQPDSACGAQTQHGHAGLCEKHYREYLVSLINSHSIDPASLYSSNELLLACKRYKVDDTREDGEDSFTYYSRLLKKLMDEVPLGDKVPRKK